A window from Leptospira meyeri encodes these proteins:
- a CDS encoding LamG-like jellyroll fold domain-containing protein, with amino-acid sequence MNFLQKIFVYTVALPLFACQFPSINRSFLETFTTFRFLQANTLTYSVSIRVTGLLGSGLQVENNGDILNVSANDTYTFSKKISSGSLYNVTVKTQPTSPIQKCIVSSGSGTVLNGNIEGIQIVCGDALYLINGTVTGLLGNGLQLQNITGAGTDTINVNSANFSFPPLPAGETYDFSIVSQPTSPSQTCSITTPAMTTGTMTAAHIASTINCTTNSFAVNAQVTGILGSLGVGSELKLTLDGTNTINVTSDGTFSFPGTYLSGGTFSITIDNPGGIIPTGVCSLSSGTITVANGIYTIPVNCSNAFLISGTVSSPGGTTTSILSGSVTLDLVNTGGTAFVTQQVTVASGVTNFTFPSTIPGGSDYQIVVSLPSPNQVCTMIAGATHTGTNSDQGTAVVNCSLPTPTFSPVSGSIFNDDGTVTLSTLIPGSEYRYTLGNGGQVDPTCSTGTMTTTNVSITDTNQAVIKAIHCKTGWVESTVLTSTYTLKVATPTPSLATGSLLNSGDTISFSTATTGSTWVCKDSAAGTPTDPVCGATANTCSSGTAGNYTFPTPGSSQNVKVRMCKVNYVGSDILSLNYQPNVYTVGGTISSLTTPFGVNTFVLQNNAGDDLIVSGNGTFTFNTAIPTGSNYAVTVFSSPQNPWQTCSISNGTGTVAASAITNITISCSVNTYSMSGNITSTVPLPSGLTVTNGIDTINVPGGATTTPISFTTPIASGTGYDISITAEPPGYVCAIQSNYSGTVLGTNITNVTVNCVVGYRYGNTITAKKPAPLQIHYYRGQVSTAAGQVASGSTDAIGTSATFATIGGVTFDGTNGFIVDSGNHKIRVFHPATGAVTSLVGNGIPGNAAGSGAISALNDPRAITTDGTYLYVTEFAGNRIKRILISSGYAETFAGDDSTLSPSNANVDSTDPLLARFATPAGIVFDDDKLYIADRNNSAIRVIKLRTREVSTLTSGGDINQPEGITLSGDYIYTTNLGTYNICKTHKVTGVTTVLAGSSTGGFVEGVGTSASFFMPHGITHDGIFLYVADYGNHRIRRVHMTSGEVITIAGSGGTGLINGEGVNASLNAPMYISNIGNVLVFGTAHALRSLNPSGLLAYYPLNGSVQNYLNNQTITAVGSPGFGLGRWGETSGAAVTSAGNAGIAPSPSGSTNNITMSAWFNWDGTIPLTAKVIVYNGTASSDGHGIFISSQSQLGILRGGFPPDAIPINVIPGQWTHVTMSVDTNNVYRIYLNGSFVFQKQFTTNPPTGDFSVGVASMANYFPGRIADVRYYAKVLNEAEINDLARNADPGLVGNSYSSRPIELLMQYEMNGNLNPTGPVGNSLSQYGSLTNFAPGRDRSTNSSIRFFADNSGYANGSETGLPMGQHPRSVCVWVHPERYPVNGNENSPIFSYGSAGGSTEFILSLYKNAGGSNLIRFGGLGGGEVFTTYSIPLNQWSHICGTFDGSVGIIYNNGTVIAGPSVIGGSVTTTPGTGIYLGKIMTFPTQHFAGKMADLRIYSKALDPKEVRLISAQIPVGLVARFDFNNSIQDVSGMGNQTSNMGVGFSTDRFGNAAGAISTNGTNYLSVSTANTQLPKANQPRTICAHYKSQLTDPGTIVSYGMASVDRLISLGSGTSGSKYLFSGFGNDVEGLYYNHENVWHQLCGVFHGPPNGNLAMLYDNGVLLQTSVKNTWDTLPLAFTIGTRTDLATSFTGSIDEVIIYNRALSTNEIQALSGYDPRQVVSWSPTLGISSLVLHLSADSLSNQGNGTNVTTWHDQSGNAASFFNGAAAPTYNNVGFNGKPSVNFNAASSQYLFRGSASDIPSNNSTFFLAFSRTNTSDGTLLESATGGVSYNIQSNRIHMTKPSNGDVGYTNPVFSGILTPYLVSFEHVGATFFGFYSNILTGGITINTAQIFSQNNIYMGTNESTSNFFSGHISEVLYYKASLAATGRATVFCYLSQKYNIDLVNMGTYCD; translated from the coding sequence ATGAATTTTCTCCAAAAAATCTTTGTCTACACAGTCGCATTGCCTCTGTTTGCTTGTCAATTCCCAAGCATCAACCGATCATTTTTAGAGACATTTACTACATTTCGTTTTTTACAGGCGAACACTTTGACCTACTCCGTTTCTATTCGAGTCACTGGACTTTTGGGCTCAGGACTACAGGTTGAAAACAACGGAGATATACTGAATGTATCCGCAAACGACACTTATACCTTCTCAAAAAAGATTTCGTCTGGTTCCCTCTACAACGTAACTGTTAAAACCCAACCTACTTCCCCGATCCAGAAATGCATCGTATCTTCCGGTTCGGGAACTGTCCTTAATGGCAATATCGAAGGCATTCAAATTGTTTGCGGAGATGCACTCTATCTGATCAACGGAACAGTAACAGGACTTTTAGGAAATGGATTACAACTCCAAAATATAACAGGCGCAGGAACTGATACAATCAATGTCAATTCTGCAAACTTTTCTTTTCCGCCACTTCCTGCTGGAGAGACTTACGATTTTAGCATTGTCAGCCAACCCACTAGTCCAAGCCAAACTTGTTCGATCACAACACCGGCAATGACCACAGGTACCATGACAGCCGCACATATTGCATCCACCATCAACTGTACAACCAATTCCTTTGCAGTGAATGCACAAGTCACGGGAATCTTGGGCAGTCTCGGTGTAGGGAGCGAACTCAAACTAACATTAGATGGCACAAATACAATTAACGTAACTTCAGATGGAACCTTTTCTTTTCCTGGCACCTATCTGAGTGGCGGAACCTTCTCTATCACCATTGATAATCCTGGAGGAATCATCCCTACAGGAGTCTGTTCATTGAGCTCTGGAACCATCACGGTTGCCAACGGGATTTATACCATTCCAGTCAATTGTAGTAATGCATTTCTCATCAGTGGAACCGTCTCTAGCCCTGGGGGAACTACAACAAGTATCCTCAGCGGTTCAGTTACATTGGATTTGGTCAATACGGGAGGTACAGCATTTGTAACCCAACAAGTCACGGTTGCTTCTGGAGTGACAAATTTTACTTTTCCATCAACCATTCCTGGTGGTTCCGATTATCAAATCGTTGTCTCCTTACCATCACCTAACCAAGTTTGCACGATGATAGCGGGGGCAACTCATACAGGAACCAATTCTGACCAAGGAACCGCTGTAGTAAATTGTAGTTTACCTACACCTACTTTTTCTCCTGTGAGTGGATCTATTTTTAACGATGATGGAACTGTCACACTATCCACTCTGATTCCTGGATCAGAATACCGTTATACGTTAGGAAATGGAGGCCAAGTTGACCCAACTTGTTCCACAGGTACAATGACAACAACTAACGTATCCATCACTGATACAAACCAAGCTGTTATCAAAGCCATCCATTGCAAAACAGGATGGGTAGAGTCTACTGTCCTAACCTCAACTTACACTTTGAAGGTAGCCACACCAACACCAAGTTTGGCGACTGGTTCATTACTGAATTCCGGAGATACGATTAGTTTTTCTACTGCTACAACGGGAAGTACCTGGGTTTGTAAAGATAGTGCTGCGGGAACCCCTACCGATCCAGTTTGCGGTGCGACAGCAAACACTTGTTCTTCGGGAACAGCTGGCAATTATACCTTCCCCACACCCGGTTCTTCACAAAATGTAAAAGTTCGGATGTGTAAAGTAAACTATGTAGGAAGTGACATTCTTAGTTTAAATTACCAACCAAATGTATACACCGTGGGAGGGACAATTAGTTCACTCACCACGCCATTTGGAGTAAATACCTTTGTTTTACAAAACAACGCAGGGGATGATTTGATCGTTTCAGGAAATGGAACTTTTACCTTCAATACTGCCATTCCAACTGGTTCCAATTATGCGGTCACAGTTTTTTCCAGCCCACAAAATCCTTGGCAAACTTGCAGTATCAGCAATGGAACAGGCACTGTCGCTGCGTCAGCAATTACAAATATAACAATTAGTTGTTCGGTAAATACCTATTCCATGAGTGGAAACATCACAAGTACAGTGCCCTTACCTTCTGGGCTCACCGTAACGAATGGAATTGACACCATTAATGTTCCAGGTGGTGCAACAACCACTCCCATTTCCTTTACAACACCCATTGCAAGTGGCACTGGCTATGATATCTCCATCACGGCAGAACCACCAGGATATGTCTGTGCCATCCAATCAAATTATTCCGGAACAGTTCTTGGAACAAACATTACGAATGTGACTGTGAACTGTGTTGTTGGCTATCGGTATGGGAATACCATTACTGCTAAAAAACCTGCTCCTTTACAAATTCATTATTACCGGGGCCAGGTGAGTACCGCAGCAGGTCAAGTTGCCAGTGGATCTACGGATGCAATAGGAACCTCGGCGACGTTTGCAACGATCGGTGGCGTTACTTTTGATGGGACCAACGGATTTATCGTTGATTCAGGTAATCATAAAATTCGTGTGTTTCATCCAGCAACCGGTGCAGTCACTTCACTTGTCGGAAATGGAATCCCTGGGAATGCAGCTGGATCAGGTGCAATCAGTGCATTGAACGATCCAAGAGCAATCACAACAGATGGAACTTATCTCTATGTAACAGAGTTTGCAGGAAATCGAATCAAACGTATCCTCATTAGCTCAGGTTATGCGGAAACATTTGCAGGTGACGATTCAACTTTATCACCTAGCAATGCAAATGTGGATTCGACAGATCCCTTACTAGCAAGATTTGCCACACCAGCAGGGATTGTGTTCGATGATGATAAATTATACATTGCCGATAGAAACAATTCTGCAATCCGAGTCATCAAACTTAGAACAAGGGAAGTTTCAACACTAACAAGCGGAGGGGATATCAATCAACCAGAAGGGATCACTCTTTCTGGTGATTATATTTATACTACAAACTTAGGTACTTATAATATTTGCAAAACTCATAAAGTCACAGGAGTTACAACAGTTCTGGCAGGAAGTTCTACTGGTGGATTTGTTGAAGGAGTTGGCACGAGTGCTAGTTTCTTCATGCCACATGGAATTACTCATGATGGTATTTTTTTATATGTCGCCGATTACGGAAATCATAGAATCCGACGAGTCCATATGACAAGCGGTGAAGTCATTACCATTGCAGGCTCTGGTGGTACTGGTCTTATCAATGGGGAAGGAGTGAACGCTTCCCTCAATGCACCAATGTACATTTCCAATATTGGAAATGTTTTGGTATTCGGAACGGCACATGCGCTTCGTTCCCTCAATCCTTCGGGACTTCTAGCATACTATCCTCTAAACGGATCCGTTCAAAACTATTTGAATAACCAAACAATTACGGCAGTGGGAAGTCCAGGGTTTGGACTCGGCCGATGGGGAGAAACTTCCGGGGCCGCGGTTACATCTGCAGGCAATGCAGGAATTGCACCTTCACCTTCGGGATCAACAAACAACATCACTATGTCCGCTTGGTTTAACTGGGATGGAACCATTCCTCTCACTGCCAAAGTCATCGTCTACAATGGAACAGCAAGTTCTGATGGACACGGAATTTTTATTTCCTCTCAAAGCCAACTTGGAATTTTGCGAGGAGGATTCCCACCAGACGCAATACCGATAAATGTAATTCCTGGTCAATGGACACATGTAACAATGTCAGTCGATACCAATAATGTGTATCGAATTTATTTGAATGGAAGTTTTGTTTTCCAGAAACAATTCACAACAAACCCACCTACAGGAGATTTTTCAGTTGGAGTTGCTTCTATGGCCAATTACTTCCCAGGAAGGATCGCCGATGTTCGGTATTATGCAAAAGTGCTGAATGAAGCGGAAATCAATGACCTCGCTCGTAATGCGGACCCAGGCCTTGTTGGAAATTCTTATTCCTCCCGTCCAATAGAACTCCTCATGCAATATGAAATGAATGGGAATTTAAACCCAACTGGTCCAGTTGGTAATTCTTTGTCACAATATGGAAGTCTGACAAATTTTGCGCCGGGAAGAGATAGAAGCACAAATTCTAGTATAAGATTTTTTGCAGATAATTCAGGTTATGCGAATGGTTCAGAAACAGGTTTACCAATGGGACAGCACCCACGTAGCGTTTGTGTCTGGGTACATCCGGAAAGATATCCCGTTAATGGAAATGAAAACTCACCTATTTTTTCCTATGGTTCTGCCGGCGGAAGTACAGAATTTATTCTTTCTCTGTATAAAAATGCTGGTGGATCCAATCTCATTCGATTTGGAGGATTGGGAGGTGGTGAAGTATTCACAACGTATTCAATCCCTCTCAACCAATGGTCGCATATCTGCGGCACCTTTGATGGATCAGTGGGAATCATTTATAACAATGGAACAGTGATCGCTGGCCCATCCGTTATCGGAGGTTCCGTTACGACAACTCCAGGAACTGGGATCTATTTGGGAAAAATCATGACTTTCCCTACGCAGCATTTTGCCGGTAAAATGGCAGATTTACGAATTTATTCCAAAGCTTTAGACCCCAAAGAGGTTAGGTTAATTTCTGCACAAATCCCAGTAGGCCTTGTCGCTCGTTTTGATTTTAATAATAGCATCCAAGATGTAAGTGGGATGGGAAACCAAACAAGTAATATGGGCGTTGGTTTTTCAACAGATCGATTTGGAAATGCCGCAGGTGCAATTAGTACCAACGGTACAAATTATCTCTCTGTGTCTACAGCCAATACACAACTTCCCAAAGCAAACCAACCGCGAACCATTTGTGCACATTACAAGTCCCAACTGACCGATCCAGGAACAATTGTTAGTTATGGAATGGCCAGTGTTGATCGATTGATTTCTCTTGGGTCTGGGACTTCTGGAAGTAAGTATTTGTTTTCTGGATTTGGAAACGATGTAGAAGGTTTATACTACAACCATGAAAACGTCTGGCACCAACTTTGTGGAGTTTTCCATGGACCACCTAATGGAAATCTTGCAATGTTATATGATAACGGAGTCTTACTCCAAACAAGTGTCAAAAATACCTGGGACACTCTTCCACTTGCTTTCACCATAGGGACAAGAACCGATCTTGCTACCAGTTTCACAGGTTCGATTGACGAGGTCATCATTTATAATAGAGCATTGAGTACAAATGAAATCCAAGCACTTTCTGGATATGATCCTAGACAGGTTGTTTCTTGGTCTCCTACATTAGGAATTAGTAGCTTGGTTCTTCACCTAAGTGCCGATAGTTTATCAAACCAAGGAAATGGGACAAATGTTACGACTTGGCATGATCAAAGTGGGAACGCTGCCTCTTTTTTTAATGGTGCCGCTGCACCGACTTATAACAACGTTGGATTCAATGGAAAACCTTCTGTCAATTTTAATGCAGCTAGTTCACAATACCTTTTTAGAGGTTCTGCATCGGACATTCCATCCAACAACTCTACCTTCTTTTTGGCCTTTAGTCGTACCAATACTTCCGACGGCACATTATTAGAATCAGCGACAGGGGGAGTTTCTTACAATATTCAAAGCAATAGAATCCATATGACAAAACCAAGCAATGGAGATGTAGGATATACAAATCCCGTTTTTAGTGGAATTCTAACACCTTACTTGGTTAGTTTCGAACATGTAGGTGCAACATTCTTCGGATTTTACTCTAACATTCTCACGGGTGGAATCACAATCAATACCGCACAAATTTTTTCACAAAATAATATTTATATGGGAACTAACGAATCTACTTCTAATTTTTTCTCTGGCCATATCAGTGAAGTTCTTTATTACAAAGCAAGTTTGGCTGCGACGGGAAGAGCCACTGTGTTTTGTTACTTATCACAAAAATATAATATTGATTTGGTGAACATGGGCACTTATTGTGATTGA
- a CDS encoding cysteine synthase A has product MKTNIRNGFIDTVGNTPLIRIHSLSEETGCEILGKAEFLNPGGSVKDRAALYIIEDAEKKGLLKPGGTVVEGTAGNTGIGLTHICNAKGYKSVIVIPETQSKEKIEMLRTLGAEVTLVPAVPYSDPGNYVRVSERMARETPNSVWANQFDNLANRNAHFETTGPEIWEQTKGKIDVWTTSLGTGGTYAGTGLFFKSKNPNIKCIVADPYGSGIYSFVKTGQITIEGSSITEGIGQGRITKNMEGMPADDAIRIHDKEALRILNLVLKKDGLFMGGSVGINLAAAYQIAKDLGPGHTIVTVLCDSGAKYQSKIYNPEFLTSKGLN; this is encoded by the coding sequence ATGAAAACAAATATTCGCAACGGTTTTATTGATACTGTGGGAAACACCCCGCTCATCCGCATTCATTCTTTAAGCGAAGAAACAGGATGTGAAATTTTAGGCAAGGCTGAGTTTTTAAATCCTGGTGGGTCTGTCAAAGATAGAGCCGCCTTATACATCATCGAAGATGCTGAAAAAAAAGGACTCTTAAAACCCGGTGGAACTGTCGTGGAAGGGACTGCGGGAAATACAGGAATCGGCCTCACCCACATTTGTAATGCAAAAGGTTACAAATCAGTGATTGTCATTCCGGAAACACAATCCAAAGAAAAAATAGAAATGCTACGCACGTTAGGTGCAGAAGTGACACTCGTCCCTGCTGTTCCTTATTCTGATCCAGGAAATTATGTACGAGTATCGGAACGAATGGCTCGTGAGACTCCCAATTCCGTTTGGGCAAACCAGTTTGATAATTTAGCAAACAGGAATGCCCATTTCGAAACCACTGGCCCCGAAATTTGGGAACAGACAAAAGGGAAAATTGATGTTTGGACCACATCTTTAGGAACTGGTGGGACCTATGCAGGGACAGGGCTATTTTTTAAATCAAAAAATCCAAATATCAAATGCATTGTGGCCGACCCTTACGGATCTGGAATTTATTCTTTTGTCAAAACAGGACAAATCACGATCGAAGGATCTTCCATTACCGAAGGGATTGGCCAAGGCAGGATTACCAAAAATATGGAAGGAATGCCAGCTGATGATGCCATCCGAATCCATGACAAAGAAGCCCTACGAATTTTGAATTTAGTTTTGAAAAAAGATGGTTTGTTTATGGGGGGAAGTGTGGGGATCAACCTAGCTGCAGCCTATCAAATTGCCAAAGACCTAGGTCCGGGACACACCATAGTCACCGTGTTATGTGACAGTGGAGCCAAATACCAATCAAAAATTTATAATCCAGAGTTTTTAACTTCCAAAGGACTCAATTAA
- a CDS encoding MFS transporter: protein MLQTIRLWFAPAPSIPKKSEKEIQTLYPKFRFRVLESTFLGYTTYYLTRNNFSPVSKEIGEALSYSKADIGDILAVTAITYGIGKFLMGALSDRSNPRKFMAVGLFLTAILNFSFGFANHYWIHLFLWGANGLVQGMGWPPCGRSLGHWYSVGERGTTFAFWNIAHNIGGGIVGVVASHSAAKFGWQYAFFVPGVIAIVGSIYLYLRLVDTPQSEGLPPIEVYRNDYPPEEKEDHEKELTTKQLIVEQVLMNKYIWLFAIINFFVYIIRYSLIDWGPTYLKETKGADLLGGGYSTLILEFGGIGSTILMGWVSDRFDGRRGMVSLLCIIPIFFAFLGILFNPPGSIWIDYLLFGLIGLFIYPPVMLLGVAGMDFTSKKAVGTAAGFIGLFGSLGRTAQGKGLAILATNYSWDVALYAILVSTLIAIFLLVFSWNLRPRG from the coding sequence ATGTTACAAACCATTCGCCTATGGTTCGCTCCCGCTCCGTCCATACCAAAAAAATCTGAAAAAGAAATCCAAACCCTTTATCCGAAATTTCGGTTTCGCGTTTTGGAATCGACTTTTCTTGGTTATACGACCTATTACTTAACTCGAAATAACTTCTCACCAGTTTCCAAAGAAATTGGGGAAGCTTTGTCTTATTCGAAAGCTGATATAGGTGACATCCTCGCAGTCACTGCCATCACTTATGGGATTGGAAAATTTTTAATGGGAGCACTCTCCGATCGTTCCAATCCAAGAAAGTTTATGGCTGTTGGTTTGTTTCTTACTGCCATTTTGAATTTTTCATTTGGATTTGCGAATCATTATTGGATTCATCTTTTTTTATGGGGTGCTAACGGTCTTGTGCAAGGAATGGGTTGGCCACCATGCGGGCGTTCTTTGGGACATTGGTATTCGGTTGGAGAACGAGGTACTACGTTTGCATTTTGGAATATTGCACATAATATTGGAGGCGGCATTGTTGGGGTGGTTGCTTCCCATTCGGCGGCCAAGTTTGGTTGGCAATATGCCTTCTTTGTACCAGGAGTCATCGCAATTGTTGGATCTATATATTTATATCTACGACTTGTAGACACTCCTCAGTCCGAAGGGCTTCCGCCTATTGAAGTCTATCGAAATGACTATCCACCCGAAGAAAAAGAAGACCACGAAAAGGAACTTACCACCAAACAATTGATTGTTGAACAAGTTTTAATGAACAAATACATTTGGTTGTTTGCAATCATTAATTTTTTTGTCTATATCATTCGTTACAGTTTGATTGATTGGGGCCCTACATATTTAAAAGAAACTAAGGGAGCAGATCTACTGGGAGGAGGATACTCCACACTTATTTTGGAATTTGGCGGGATAGGTTCGACCATTCTCATGGGTTGGGTATCGGATCGGTTTGATGGTAGAAGGGGAATGGTCAGTTTACTTTGTATTATCCCTATTTTCTTTGCCTTTTTAGGCATTTTGTTTAATCCTCCCGGGTCTATCTGGATTGATTATTTACTTTTTGGATTGATTGGACTCTTTATTTATCCACCTGTGATGTTGTTAGGTGTGGCAGGTATGGATTTTACATCGAAAAAGGCAGTGGGTACAGCCGCTGGTTTTATCGGGCTTTTTGGTTCTTTAGGAAGGACGGCACAAGGCAAAGGTCTGGCTATCCTTGCCACAAACTACTCTTGGGATGTGGCCCTATATGCGATCCTTGTTTCTACTTTGATTGCCATCTTCCTCCTTGTTTTCAGTTGGAATTTACGTCCGCGTGGGTAA
- a CDS encoding SRPBCC family protein: MTLGRKISIGIIGIIAIPLIVALFLPTGYQVERSIDINKPASDVFAYIRMLKNQDNYSVWAKKDPSMKKIYTGQDGAVGFISRWESLDKEVGNGEQEIKMINADALEMQTELRFIEPFEGTERSYMKVSSLDQKKSKVIWGFDGSMPYPSNLICLFMNFEELIGKDFEEGLSNLKVVLEK; this comes from the coding sequence ATGACACTCGGCAGAAAAATTTCCATAGGAATCATTGGTATCATAGCGATCCCGTTAATTGTGGCTCTTTTCTTACCTACTGGTTACCAGGTAGAACGTTCCATTGACATTAACAAACCAGCATCAGATGTATTTGCATACATACGAATGTTGAAAAACCAAGACAATTACAGTGTATGGGCGAAAAAAGATCCCAGTATGAAGAAAATTTATACGGGTCAAGATGGGGCCGTTGGTTTTATTTCTCGTTGGGAAAGTTTAGACAAAGAAGTCGGTAATGGAGAACAAGAAATTAAAATGATCAATGCGGATGCATTGGAGATGCAAACTGAATTGAGATTTATTGAACCTTTTGAAGGAACAGAGCGTAGTTATATGAAGGTTTCTTCTTTGGATCAAAAAAAATCCAAAGTCATTTGGGGGTTTGATGGTTCGATGCCTTACCCTTCTAATTTGATTTGCCTTTTTATGAATTTTGAAGAATTGATCGGAAAAGACTTTGAAGAGGGACTATCTAACTTGAAAGTTGTTTTAGAAAAGTAA
- a CDS encoding family 43 glycosylhydrolase, translating to MNKQNIYWQLYQDDPILKPGFPSPVLADPSFLFPENCPDGHWHLFAHNIFGVQEFLSEDGIHWKKRKTVVWNAMRPFIFLEEGTYYLYYEKYKFLHVLMSWFPYRKWKSHIEVRTSKDLKSWSSPKTVITPKFPFHKDSKYGESVSNPCLVKFGEKYRMYFSSSLVFIPDCGFCEPKHITVAEASSPLGPFSYFSDPILSPNEMDPFCNLGAGSIKVIEWKGRYLGFQNGIFWNPVRKESCSAILFLQSEDGINFERINHTPILGPTGRGWKASHVYACDVKYSEKEKIFILYFNARNKAHWSQGKEAIGLFVGKVEESKTSGTKSTKQIKKPKQTIKKKISQPKPKVKKSKRK from the coding sequence TTGAACAAACAAAATATCTATTGGCAACTTTACCAAGATGATCCGATTCTAAAGCCCGGATTCCCATCCCCCGTTTTGGCGGATCCGAGTTTTTTATTCCCCGAAAATTGCCCTGATGGACATTGGCATCTCTTTGCTCACAATATTTTTGGAGTCCAGGAATTCCTTTCTGAAGACGGAATCCATTGGAAAAAAAGAAAAACCGTGGTTTGGAATGCCATGCGTCCTTTTATTTTTTTGGAAGAAGGAACTTATTATTTATACTACGAAAAGTACAAATTCCTTCATGTCCTTATGTCATGGTTTCCTTATCGTAAGTGGAAGTCTCATATTGAAGTTCGTACAAGCAAAGATTTAAAATCTTGGTCTTCACCAAAAACTGTCATTACACCTAAATTCCCTTTTCATAAAGATTCTAAATATGGAGAATCAGTTAGTAATCCCTGTTTGGTGAAGTTTGGGGAGAAATACAGAATGTACTTTTCTTCTTCTCTCGTTTTTATCCCTGACTGTGGATTTTGCGAACCAAAACATATTACCGTTGCCGAAGCAAGCTCCCCACTGGGACCGTTTTCCTATTTTTCTGATCCTATTCTTTCCCCAAATGAAATGGATCCGTTTTGTAACTTGGGTGCGGGTTCGATCAAAGTGATTGAATGGAAAGGTCGTTACTTAGGATTTCAAAATGGGATTTTTTGGAATCCTGTAAGGAAGGAATCTTGTTCGGCCATTCTCTTTTTACAAAGTGAAGATGGAATTAATTTTGAACGCATCAACCATACTCCCATCCTTGGCCCCACGGGAAGAGGTTGGAAGGCGAGCCATGTATATGCTTGTGATGTGAAATATTCGGAAAAAGAAAAAATCTTTATCCTCTATTTTAATGCCAGGAACAAAGCACATTGGAGCCAAGGTAAGGAAGCCATTGGTCTTTTTGTGGGTAAGGTTGAAGAATCTAAAACTTCTGGAACTAAATCCACCAAACAAATCAAAAAACCAAAACAAACTATAAAAAAGAAAATATCCCAACCAAAACCGAAGGTTAAGAAGTCTAAACGCAAATGA
- a CDS encoding pirin family protein, whose amino-acid sequence MTKSLVGHSKDLGDNFVIRRVLPAMEKRSVGPFVFFDHFGPVPVVTGEELVVRAHPHIGLATITFLYDGVITHRDSLKVEMDIRPHETNWMLAGSGIVHSERSKFDPKYEILEGIQTWIALPKDKEEIDPSFEHFSEEEIPVLTKEGLVFRLLGGSFLGLQSPATVHSPLIYADIEIKQSADAVHWVLSDKEEAGLYVSRGAIESNGESYAVGSMVLFEKGTSVSFKAKQNSRLILLGGEPLTEKRHLFWNFVSTNQETIERAKERWAKDEFPKVPKETDRIPLPT is encoded by the coding sequence ATGACAAAATCTCTAGTTGGACATTCAAAAGATTTAGGGGACAACTTTGTGATTCGTCGTGTTCTTCCTGCGATGGAAAAACGTTCGGTAGGTCCCTTTGTTTTTTTTGATCACTTTGGTCCTGTACCGGTGGTTACCGGAGAAGAGCTTGTGGTTCGAGCACATCCACACATTGGTCTTGCTACCATTACTTTTTTATATGATGGGGTCATCACTCATCGTGATAGTTTAAAAGTGGAAATGGACATTCGTCCGCATGAAACCAATTGGATGTTAGCAGGATCTGGAATCGTTCACAGTGAACGCTCTAAATTTGATCCTAAATATGAAATTTTAGAAGGCATCCAAACATGGATTGCTTTACCGAAAGATAAAGAAGAAATCGATCCTAGTTTTGAACATTTTTCCGAGGAAGAAATTCCTGTTCTTACCAAAGAAGGATTAGTTTTCAGATTGTTAGGTGGTAGTTTTTTAGGATTACAGTCACCTGCCACTGTCCATTCGCCTTTGATTTATGCTGATATTGAAATCAAACAAAGTGCAGATGCAGTCCATTGGGTTCTTTCTGATAAAGAAGAAGCGGGACTTTACGTGTCTCGTGGTGCTATCGAATCCAATGGGGAGTCTTATGCAGTAGGATCTATGGTTTTGTTTGAAAAGGGAACTTCTGTTTCATTTAAGGCAAAACAAAATAGCCGTTTGATATTGCTTGGTGGGGAACCACTTACGGAAAAAAGACATCTATTTTGGAATTTTGTTTCCACTAATCAAGAAACGATTGAAAGAGCAAAGGAAAGATGGGCAAAAGATGAATTTCCGAAAGTTCCTAAAGAAACAGATCGAATTCCTTTGCCCACTTAA
- a CDS encoding LIC_10421 family protein, translating to MKKIISLLLVLASTSVFALSDLENLMIKEANSPESKQAARSYLSAMAKEKEASAKRHEKMAGNKGGKAISEAKFKEHCLSLAKEFRAEAEEYKKAADDLK from the coding sequence ATGAAAAAAATTATTTCCCTATTACTAGTATTAGCATCTACATCCGTGTTTGCTTTGTCTGACTTGGAAAACTTGATGATTAAAGAGGCAAATTCTCCAGAAAGTAAACAGGCTGCACGTTCTTATCTCAGTGCGATGGCAAAAGAGAAGGAAGCAAGTGCCAAAAGACACGAAAAAATGGCGGGCAACAAAGGTGGAAAGGCAATCAGTGAAGCAAAGTTTAAAGAACATTGCCTAAGTCTTGCAAAAGAATTTCGTGCAGAAGCAGAAGAATATAAAAAAGCTGCGGATGATTTGAAATAA